A segment of the Neochlamydia sp. S13 genome:
TATGCGACTATCTTCTATTTAGCGGCCGTACTGCCCAGGATAAGGATAAAAAACCTGGGTAACTATTTGAGGTTTTAAAAAGAGAAAGACCCCACTTTTTTAAGATGGGCATCGTGGGACTTAAACTATAAAAAATATAAAAAACACGCTTTCCTTCGGCGTGCCAGATAGAAAAAAAATCAATAACTATAAATTGTCTATCTTTTTAATAAGCTGTAATAGTAAAAAGCAGTAAAAAGTATCTTTGTTAAATATATAAAAAGGTTGTTTGAGGCAAGAATGGCAAAATCTTTAATTATTGTCGAGTCACCAGCGAAAATTAAAACGCTCCAAAAATTTTTAGGACCTCATTATATTTTCGAATCTTCGCTAGGACATGTACGTGACTTACCAGAAAAAGAATTCGGTATCGATATTGAGCATAATTTTGAGCCTACCTATATTATTATGCCTAATAAAGACCAGGTCATTCAACGACTAAAAAAGGCTGCTAAAGGTTGCGATACGGTTTATCTATCTCCTGACCCTGATAGGGAAGGAGAAGCCATTGCCTGGCATATTAGCCAAATCCTTCCACCTCAAACCAATATCAAACGTGTCTCTTTCAACTCAATTACTAAAGATGCTGTAGTTAAGGCACTTAGCCAGCCTCGACCTATCGATGAAGCCCTAGTCAATGCCCAGCAAGCCAGACGCCTTTTAGACCGCATTGTAGGCTATAAAATTTCCCCTCTTCTGAATCGACGCATTCATCGAGGAAAAGATAGCTTTGTATCGGCCGGTCGCGTGCAATCGGTAGCGTTAAAGTTAGTCGTCGATCGAGAAAAAGAAATTGCAGCTTTTAAGCCCATTGAATACTGGAATATTGGAGCTATCCTTAGAAATGAGTTAGAAGAACGTCAGTTTCGCGCCAACCTTTACTCTGTAGATGGTAGAAGAGTTGAAAAAGAGGAAGTAGAAGGTAAAAATTACTTAATCATCGATAATAAAGCTACAGCAGACGATATATTAGCACGGATGAAAGATAAACCTTATCAGGTAGCTAACGTAGAAAGAAAGGAAAAACGCCGTTATCCTGTCCCCCCCTTTATTACCTCAACCTTGCAGCAAGAAGCAAGCCGTCATTATGGATTTTCTTCGGCCAAAACTATGAACATAGCTCAAGGCCTTTACGAAGGTATTGACCTAGGAAATGAAGGTGCAGAAGGCCTAATTACCTATATGCGTACGGATTCTGTACGTATTTCTAATGAAGCCCTTGGCTCTGCGCGGGAATATATCCTAGAAAAATATGGTAAAGATTATCTTCCTGCTGAAGCTAAACAATACTCCACCCAAAAAAGCGCCCAAGATGCTCATGAGGCCATCCGACCTGCTAACTTAAACCATGCGCCAGAGAAAATTCAGCCTTATTTGAGCCGAGAGCAATTCTTATTATATCAATTAATCTGGAGACGCTTTATTTCTTCCCAGATGATGCCAGCTATCTACGATACAGTCTCAGCGGACATAAAGGTAGGAAAAGATATAATTTTAAGGGCTACAGGGTCGGTCATCAAATTTTCTGGTTTTCTAGCTGTATATGAAGAAAAGAAAGATGATGACGACAAAGATGAAGAGAGCCGCCAGTTACCTAACCTGCAGGAAGGTCAAAGCTTACAACTTATCCAATTAACTTCTGAGCAAGCCTTTACGCGGCCTCCTCCCCGTTACACAGAAGCTTCTTTGGTTAAAGAATTAGAAAGGTCAGGGATTGGGCGTCCTTCAACTTATGCTACTATTATGAATAAGATTCAAAGCCGCGACTATACGATTAAAGAAAGTGGTCGCTTAAAACCTACGGAATTAGGTTTTGTGATAGCACAAATGCTTGAAACAAGCTTCCAAAAGATTATGAATATAGGCTTTACAGCTCAGATGGAAGATGATCTGGAGTTAATTGCCGAAGATCGCAAAGACTGGAAAGTGCTTCTACAAGATTTTTGGAAGGAATTTTTACCTACTGTCGAAATTGCTGAAAAAGAAGCTTTTATTCCGAAGGTTCAAACAGATATCGACTGTCCCAAATGTGGTGGCAAGCTTCAAAAAATCTGGTTTAAATCTAAATATTTTTATGGCTGCTCCCGCTATCCTGATTGTGATTTTACGGCTCAATCTGAAGAGCTCTCTTTTAATAAAGAAGAGTATGCTTCCGATTTTAACTGGGAGCAACCATGCCCTCAATGCGGCAAAAGCATGAAAGTCCGCCATGGACGATTCGGAGCTTTTCTAGGGTGTACTAACTATCCTGAATGTAAAGGTATTGTAAACATCCCCAAAAAAGGCGAGGCTCTTATTTCTCAAAAAGGCATGCCAGCTTGCCCTGCATTAGAGTGTCCAGGGCAGATAACTGCAAGAAAATCGCGTTTTGGAAAAACTTTTTACAGCTGCTCTACCTACCCTGAGTGCGATGTAATTGTTAATGATTTAAAGCTCTTAGAGTCTAAATATCCTCATCATCCCCGCACCGCCTATATAAAAAAACTTAAAGCGACCCGCAAAGGTAGTGAAGAAAAAACTTCCTCTAAAAAGAAAGCCGTTAAAAAAGAGAGCAGTAAAAAGAAAACGACTAAAAAAGAATCTACCCGTAAGCAGCCAGAAGTTAAAGTCTCTAAAGAGCTTGCTGCAATTATTGGAGCTTCTGAAATGTCTAGAGGAGAAGTGATTAAAAAGCTATGGGACTACATTAAAGCTCATCATCTACAAGATCCTCAAGATAAGCGCTTAATTGTTCCCGATGAGTCTTTGTCAAAGGTTTTTGGAACTCAAGAAGGGGTAAACATGATGAAAATAGCAGGCATAATTAATAAACATATTCAAAAATAAAAAAATTTCTAAAGGAATTTTTTTAAGTAAAGAAATCTCGCCTCCATCTAAAAACTAAATTTTTAGCGGTTTAGAAGATAGGGTCGTGAAGAAGGTAGGAGTAAAGGAAAACAAATTTTGATATGCTTTAAAAAGACTAAGCCTGCATACCCAACCCTCTGAAAGCTATCTCTCTATTTAAAAAGAGGCTTTTATATAGCAGGCGATTGTATAAAGAGCAGCTCAAAAGTGTATAATATAGGTTTTAGCAGGATATATTTGTTGTTTTTAGATAAATGTATAAGCTATCTATCTAATTAGACACGCTAAGCAGCTAGGCGCTTTTTTTATGGTACATTTAGCCGAGGGCCGGGCTACTTTTAAAGTTTAAAAAATTACTCCCTTGTAAACCAGCGCTTTTTCCGGATCTAAGGTGACTAGCTGGCCTTCTTTTAGTATTCTACTTGCTTCATCTGCTCTTACAATGGCAGGCTTATCAAGCAATTGAGCAATATGGATAGCAGACTTTTCTGATTCCACATCGTCAATATGATTTTGTAAAATGATTCCTATTGATTCTTGTATGAGAGAAAGGAAGGAAGGGTCACATTTAGTCATCACAAGAAGCTGACCTCTTACCGCATAATCTTTGGCAGATTCCGAAGATAAAACCAGGGTGACATTCCCATGCACGCGGGAGCCTACCCCATGATGTCCCCGCACCAATACGTCTCCTATACTCTCTACCATCATCATATTGGTAGTCCCAGAAATGCCAAATGGAGAACCCGCTGTTACGACTACCAGATCTCCATTGCTTACTAAATTTTCTTTCAAAGCAAAGGTACTGATCTTAGTAAAAGCCTCTGAAATTGTTTTTGTAGGTTGAGAGCTTAAATAAGGCCTTACACCCCAGCTTAAAGCCATCTGATGATAGCATTTCTCATGAGAAGTCATAGCTATAATAGGCATTTCAGGTCTTAATCGAGACAGAAGGCATGCTGTTGAGCCTCCACTTGTAAAAGCAAATATAGCTTTTGCTCTCGAGCTGTAAGCTGTTTTTACCGTAGCCAAAGTGACCGCAGAAGGAACATCATGATGAATCAAACCTGAATGAAAATCAAAGAAGGCACGATAATTAAAATCTGCCTCCGCCTCCTGAACGATACTTCTCATCACTTGCACAGTTTCAAAAGGATATTTTCCTATCGCCGTTTCCCCTGATAACATTACAGAAGAAGTGCTATCATATACTGCATTAGCCACATCCGATGCTTCCGCACGCGTAGGACGAGGGTTGTTGATCATAGATTCTAGCATCTGGGTAGCTGTGACCACCGGTTTCCCTGCCAAATAGCTTTTTCTAATCATCATTTTTTGGAGCCTAGGAACTTCACTTAAAGGAACTTCAACCCCTAAGTCACCCCTGGCGATCATAATTCCATCCGCTATCTGAACGATGCTATCAAAATTCTGAACCCCTTCCTTATTTTCAATTTTTGCATATATCTGAATATCTGGCTTTTTTTCTTTAGTTAAAAGTCTTTTGATGGCAAGTACATGTTCTGGTGAACGTACAAAAGATGCGGCTATGACATCTACATCATGCTTACAGCCAAAATGAATATCTGCTATATCTTTTTCAGTAATGGTCGGTAGATTCAACCTGGCATTCGGGATATTCACCCCTTTACCTGATTTGAGGGCACCTCCATTATCAATCTTAACGACCACCTTTTCAGCTGTAGATTCTATGACATGGGAGGAGATGTAACCGTCATCAAAAAGAATCCGAGTGCCTACGCTAAGATCATTTAAAACATAGGAAGGATGGACGCAGACTCCTTGCTCGCTTCCTTCTAGAGGATTTCTAAATAAATTTAATAATTGTCCATGTCTGAGGTCAATTTGTCCCTCAGTAATCTTACCAATTCGAATTTCAGGTCCCTTGGTATCTAAGATAATAGCTAAAGGCATCTTTTTCTGAGCACGAGCTTTTTTGAGATTGTTAATAACAATCTCATGGTCCTCATAGCTCCCATGGCTGAAATTAAGACGGGCGGCATTCATCCCGCCTTCCATTAATCGAATCATCTTTTCTACCGTATTTACAGCAGGGCCAATGGTACAAATGATTTTTGTCTTAGTGACCAGCATAGAAAGATACCTGATAGGGGTGTACGTTAATAGTCATTTAAATAGAATGCCTGCCTTAGCACCTGGTGCTTAGAAAAAGTTATTATATCTTACCCACTAAATTTGACAATAATAACTCAAAAACTTTGCTTTAAATAAAAGATTGTTTTTTTTTAAGACGCTATGCAGGCAATCAAGAAAGCTACCATATCAAGTCTAAGAGATTCAATCTTATTTATCTTATATCTCAACTTAAGCGCAGATGAGCTAGAAAAGCCTTTTAAATTTATACTTATTAAAAAATTAATAAACTGAAAAAAATTTTATCTTGTAATGACAGGTTTTTTCCCAGTTTAAGAGATTATTTAAATATTTTTTTAAATCTTATTATAACAATTTTACCCTATCAAATAAATAACGCAAAAATAGGCTATGCGCAAGCAAAAATTTTACTTGAACCTCTGGCTAAAGTTACTTTTTAGCTAAAAAAAGAATATTTACATGGGGTTATTAATAAACAGGTTTAAATTAGAAGGGGTGCCTACATGGCGATAGCTACAGTCTGCAGCCCAACGGCCGCTAAGCTTTACTAAAAAAATCTGAGATAAAGATGCTTGCTAAAAGGCTGGCCTAATGGATAGACCTAAACGAATCTACCCCAAAATCCCTGTTCAATGTATAATATTTTTAGTTAATTTGGGGTAGTTAGTATGGATCACAAGCAAATCATTTTAAAAAATGTCAAAGTTCACAATCTTAAAGCTGTGGACTTACAGCTTAATACCAATGAATTGATAGTTTTTAGCGGAGTTTCTGGATCAGGAAAATCTTCTCTTGCCTTTGATACCATCTATATGGAAGGACAAAGACGCTATGTAGAATCCCTTTCTACTTTTGCAAGACGCCAATTAGGCGAAATGGCCAAACCCGACCTTGAGCATGCCTCGGGAATTTCTCCTACTATCTCTATAGAACAGAAAACCGCAGGCCGTAACCCACGTTCAACAGTGGGGACTATGACAGAAATATACGATTATCTAAGAGTATTGTATGCTCGCGTGGGTATCCCCCATTGCCCAGTCAGTGGAGAACCTGTAGCCCCTCAGAGCAGGGAAAGAATTATTAAATCTATCCAAAGCCTTCCTTCCAACACTAAGCTCATTGTCTTAGCGCCTTATGCTAAAGCTAAAAAAGCTGAATTTAAAGAAGATTTTCAAGATCTCATGCGAAAAGGATTTACAAAAGCACGGGTGGATGGGAAAATTGTTACTTTACAGCATGAATCAGGCTTAGATGGTAGCGTTTCTCATGATGTCGACGTAGTCATTGACCGTCTTGCCATAAACATGGAAAACAATTCTCGAATTGCTGAGGCTATTACTACAGCCTTAGATTTAGGAAATGGAGTCTGCAGTATATTGGATGTACAAACAGACGAGGAAAAACTTTTTTCTACGCATGCTTATTCCCCTAAATCAGGGCTCTCTTATTCATCCTTAGAGCCACACGATTTTTCTTTTAACAGCCCTTCCGGAGCTTGTCCAAGTTGTAATGGATTAGGAATTGTCAATGAATTTGACTTA
Coding sequences within it:
- the topA gene encoding type I DNA topoisomerase; translated protein: MAKSLIIVESPAKIKTLQKFLGPHYIFESSLGHVRDLPEKEFGIDIEHNFEPTYIIMPNKDQVIQRLKKAAKGCDTVYLSPDPDREGEAIAWHISQILPPQTNIKRVSFNSITKDAVVKALSQPRPIDEALVNAQQARRLLDRIVGYKISPLLNRRIHRGKDSFVSAGRVQSVALKLVVDREKEIAAFKPIEYWNIGAILRNELEERQFRANLYSVDGRRVEKEEVEGKNYLIIDNKATADDILARMKDKPYQVANVERKEKRRYPVPPFITSTLQQEASRHYGFSSAKTMNIAQGLYEGIDLGNEGAEGLITYMRTDSVRISNEALGSAREYILEKYGKDYLPAEAKQYSTQKSAQDAHEAIRPANLNHAPEKIQPYLSREQFLLYQLIWRRFISSQMMPAIYDTVSADIKVGKDIILRATGSVIKFSGFLAVYEEKKDDDDKDEESRQLPNLQEGQSLQLIQLTSEQAFTRPPPRYTEASLVKELERSGIGRPSTYATIMNKIQSRDYTIKESGRLKPTELGFVIAQMLETSFQKIMNIGFTAQMEDDLELIAEDRKDWKVLLQDFWKEFLPTVEIAEKEAFIPKVQTDIDCPKCGGKLQKIWFKSKYFYGCSRYPDCDFTAQSEELSFNKEEYASDFNWEQPCPQCGKSMKVRHGRFGAFLGCTNYPECKGIVNIPKKGEALISQKGMPACPALECPGQITARKSRFGKTFYSCSTYPECDVIVNDLKLLESKYPHHPRTAYIKKLKATRKGSEEKTSSKKKAVKKESSKKKTTKKESTRKQPEVKVSKELAAIIGASEMSRGEVIKKLWDYIKAHHLQDPQDKRLIVPDESLSKVFGTQEGVNMMKIAGIINKHIQK
- the pyk gene encoding pyruvate kinase, producing the protein MLVTKTKIICTIGPAVNTVEKMIRLMEGGMNAARLNFSHGSYEDHEIVINNLKKARAQKKMPLAIILDTKGPEIRIGKITEGQIDLRHGQLLNLFRNPLEGSEQGVCVHPSYVLNDLSVGTRILFDDGYISSHVIESTAEKVVVKIDNGGALKSGKGVNIPNARLNLPTITEKDIADIHFGCKHDVDVIAASFVRSPEHVLAIKRLLTKEKKPDIQIYAKIENKEGVQNFDSIVQIADGIMIARGDLGVEVPLSEVPRLQKMMIRKSYLAGKPVVTATQMLESMINNPRPTRAEASDVANAVYDSTSSVMLSGETAIGKYPFETVQVMRSIVQEAEADFNYRAFFDFHSGLIHHDVPSAVTLATVKTAYSSRAKAIFAFTSGGSTACLLSRLRPEMPIIAMTSHEKCYHQMALSWGVRPYLSSQPTKTISEAFTKISTFALKENLVSNGDLVVVTAGSPFGISGTTNMMMVESIGDVLVRGHHGVGSRVHGNVTLVLSSESAKDYAVRGQLLVMTKCDPSFLSLIQESIGIILQNHIDDVESEKSAIHIAQLLDKPAIVRADEASRILKEGQLVTLDPEKALVYKGVIF